The Candidatus Aegiribacteria sp. genome includes a region encoding these proteins:
- a CDS encoding RNA polymerase sigma factor — MTGRIVTAKRTKKDPRSDSELMIDLCKGDEDAFSEVIRRFQAPIFSLLIRMLGNEEDAQEMLQLTFCRVYRYKDKFDPERKLVNWIFTIASNLAKKEWRRRSRWVNVPLEHVNLTSSGKTAPHYNAGRIELKASIEEAVDRLAPHYREPFILREQEQMSYEDISDILNIRLGTVKSRINRARAKLRELLDEVWEEWK, encoded by the coding sequence TTGACCGGAAGAATTGTAACAGCCAAACGGACGAAAAAGGATCCAAGGTCCGATTCTGAGCTTATGATCGACCTCTGCAAAGGCGATGAAGACGCTTTCTCCGAAGTCATCAGAAGATTCCAGGCTCCTATTTTCTCCCTGCTCATAAGAATGCTTGGAAACGAGGAAGATGCCCAGGAGATGCTTCAGCTCACTTTCTGCAGGGTTTACAGGTACAAAGACAAATTCGACCCTGAAAGAAAACTGGTAAACTGGATATTCACCATCGCCAGCAACCTGGCAAAAAAGGAATGGCGGAGAAGGTCCAGATGGGTCAATGTTCCGCTTGAACATGTAAATCTGACAAGCTCAGGAAAGACAGCACCACATTACAACGCCGGCAGAATTGAGCTTAAGGCATCGATAGAGGAAGCCGTAGACAGGCTCGCTCCCCATTACCGTGAACCATTCATTCTCCGGGAACAGGAACAGATGTCTTACGAGGATATCTCGGATATACTCAATATCCGCCTGGGAACTGTGAAATCAAGGATCAATCGCGCAAGGGCAAAACTGAGAGAGTTGCTCGATGAAGTATGGGAAGAGTGGAAATGA